In Anaerosporomusa subterranea, the genomic window CTTCTGTCAATCTTACTCTGTTAGGCATTTTCTCGTCCAACAGATTGAGAAGCTCGTCACTAGCCTTAAAAAAGATCCGGTGATTCTCCACTTTTCCACCTTTGCCTGGAGCCTCATACGCCATAGCCCAAACCAGTCGATTATCTAGCGCTGAGTTCAATCGATAGGTACGCCGAAATTTGACCACATGAACCAAACCAGTTTTGTATTTATAGATTCCATTAATGTCTTTATAGTCAACCTCATAAGTTTTGCTACCCAGAAGGCTCTTCTTAGTGATCCGAATGGTTTTTTTGCCGATCTCGCAGATGTATTTCGCCTGAGCCCGTTCAATCAGCACATAAATAAACATCAAATTAAAAAAGATTTCTATCGGTTGTTGAACGCCAACCACAACCCACTTATAGACGGAAAATGCAAAAAGTAGCCCAAAGGCCAAGATGGCGATACCAATAACAATACGATTTTTTTTATGCACTTGGGATGTTTCAATTAAGATTGCTGAATCCTTACTCATACTACCTCCAGGAAGTGAAGAGACGGACGCGCTAGGCGCGCCCATCTCTTTCCAGCTAAATTGCGTTTTTCGCTCTCAGTTCATCAACTTGTTCTTTTGATAGTCCTAGCAGTTCATGCAATAACTCTTCTGTGTGTTGTCCAAGTAATGGGGCCGGAGTATCGACAGAACCAGGTGTAGCCGAGAACTTGATCGGCACTCCAGGGACCTTCATATGACCAGCAACCGGATGCTCAAGCTCTACAATCATTTCACGAGCTTTGATCTGTGGGTCGTTTATGATTTTATCAACCGTATTGATCGGAGCGCATGGGACACCCGCCGCCTCCAATGCCTTCATCCATTGATCAATCGTCTTAACTTTGAAGACAGCATCAAGAATAACTTTTAGTTCATTTACATTCTGGGTACGTTTTAAGTTAGTGCTAAAGCGTTCATCTGTCAGCAGATCAGTACGTTCGATGAGATTGCAAAGTTTTTCCCACAGGCGATCATTGCCAGCGCCAACAATAATATGACCGTCTTTTGCCGTAAAGGCTGCAAACGGAGTGATTGACGGATGACGATTGCCGATCGGCTGAGGTACTTCGCCGCTAACCAAATAGCGGGAAATCGCATTTTCGAGCACCGCCACCTGACAATCGAGCATGCCAACATCA contains:
- a CDS encoding CaiB/BaiF CoA transferase family protein — encoded protein: MKPLKGVVVLDLSRVLAGPYASMMMADYGATMVKIEPPRVGDDSRAYGPFVGKESAYFMSLNRNKRSMTLNLKEQAAKDLFREMVKKADVVLENYRPGTMEKFGLGYEELKQINPKIIYATCSGFGQTGPYVHKPAYDIIVQAMGGIMSVTGPEGGEPTRVGASVGDIIAGLFTTIGVLMALYHRERTGEGQLVDVGMLDCQVAVLENAISRYLVSGEVPQPIGNRHPSITPFAAFTAKDGHIIVGAGNDRLWEKLCNLIERTDLLTDERFSTNLKRTQNVNELKVILDAVFKVKTIDQWMKALEAAGVPCAPINTVDKIINDPQIKAREMIVELEHPVAGHMKVPGVPIKFSATPGSVDTPAPLLGQHTEELLHELLGLSKEQVDELRAKNAI